In Zalophus californianus isolate mZalCal1 chromosome 4, mZalCal1.pri.v2, whole genome shotgun sequence, the following proteins share a genomic window:
- the ATP5IF1 gene encoding ATPase inhibitor, mitochondrial produces the protein MAVTALAARVRLGVWGVRAIQARGFSSERSDSGAGSIREAGGAFGKREQAEEERYFRARTKEQLATLKKHHEEEITHHIKEIERLQKEIERHKKKIKHLKHDDDD, from the exons ATGGCTGTCACCGCGTTGGCCGCCCGGGTGCGGCTGGGCGTGTGGGGCGTTAGGGCCATACAAGCCCGAGGCTTCAGCTCCGAACGG TCAGACTCCGGCGCGGGCTCGATCCGGGAGGCAGGTGGGGCCTTcggaaagagagagcaagctgaAGAGGAACGATACTTCCG AGCACGCACTAAAGAACAACTGGCAACCTTGAAGAAACACCATGAAGAGGAAATCACCCATCATATAAAGGAAATTGAACGTCTGCAGAAAGAAATTGAGCGGCACAAGAAGAAGATCAAACATCTaaaacatgatgatgatgattaa